Proteins encoded in a region of the Prunus persica cultivar Lovell chromosome G4, Prunus_persica_NCBIv2, whole genome shotgun sequence genome:
- the LOC18780092 gene encoding pentatricopeptide repeat-containing protein At1g08070, chloroplastic, translating into MRQQLKQIHALLIKNPKPQLLNPLLGHLTNSPTPQNAFFLYNQMLHHPTSHNHYTFTYALKACCLLHARNKAQEIHAHVLKSGHFSDTFIQNSLLHFYLIQSDIVSATRVFDSIPLPDVVSWTSMISGLAKCGFVEEAILKFMSMDVEPNYATLVIVMSACSSLGAFKFGKAVHGYCLRNLRARNIILDNAVLDFYLRCGSLESARYLFVNMPKRDVYSWTSVVGGYAQRGFCEEAVRLFQQMVQRGEAEPNEATIVNASSACSSIGALSLGQWVHNYASTRPDLMVNGNVGNALINMYVKCGDVGTAISVFKGLDCKDIISWSTIISGMAMNGHGMHALQLFSLMLVHGIPPDDVTFLGLLSACSHTGLVDQGLILFNAMKDVYRIVPKTQHYACLVDMYGRAGFLEEAEGFIKEMPMKADGPVWGALLNACKIHGNEKMFERVRDDLLKSRGVSTGTYALLSNTYANHDRWDDANNVRDEMRRMGLKKLPGCSRIEVDPSISP; encoded by the coding sequence ATGAGACAACAACTAAAGCAAATCCATGCCCTACTcatcaaaaacccaaaaccccaacTCTTAAACCCTTTACTGGGACACCTAACAAACTCCCCCACCCCACAGAATGCCTTCTTTCTCTACAACCAAATGCTCCACCACCCAACTTCCCATAACCACTACACCTTCACTTATGCTCTCAAGGCTTGTTGCTTGCTACATGCACGCAATAAAGCCCAAGAAATCCATGCCCACGTCCTCAAATCCGGTCACTTTTCCGATACTTTCATCCAAAACTCACTGCTTCATTTCTACCTAATTCAATCTGACATTGTTTCCGCTACCCGGGTTTTCGATTCAATACCACTCCCGGATGTTGTTTCCTGGACTTCGATGATTTCGGGTCTTGCTAAGTGTGGCTTTGTAGAGGAAGCAATTCTTAAGTTTATGTCCATGGATGTGGAGCCTAATTATGCTACTCTTGTCATTGTTATGTCTGCTTGTTCAAGTTTAGGAGCTTTCAAGTTTGGTAAAGCTGTTCATGGCTATTGTCTGAGGAATTTACGTGCAAGGAATATTATTTTGGACAATGCAGTGTTAGATTTCTATTTGAGATGTGGGTCTCTAGAGAGTGCTAGGTACCTGTTTGTAAATATGCCTAAGAGAGATGTGTATTCTTGGACTAGCGTGGTGGGTGGTTATGCACAAAGAGGCTTTTGTGAAGAGGCAGTGAGGCTTTTCCAACAAATGGTGCAAAGAGGAGAAGCTGAGCCTAATGAGGCTACCATTGTCAACGCATCGTCAGCGTGTTCTTCGATTGGGGCATTGAGTTTAGGCCAGTGGGTGCATAACTATGCAAGTACGCGGCCAGATCTCATGGTGAACGGCAATGTAGGAAATGCCTTAATCAACATGTATGTCAAGTGTGGCGATGTGGGTACGGCCATTTCGGTTTTTAAAGGCCTGGATTGCAAGGATATCATTTCCTGGAGTACCATCATAAGCGGCATGGCCATGAATGGCCATGGTATGCACGCATTGCAGCTCTTTTCGCTTATGCTAGTCCACGGGATTCCTCCTGATGATGTGACCTTCCTTGGCTTGTTATCAGCATGCAGTCATACAGGCCTAGTTGATCAAGGGTTGatattatttaatgctatGAAAGATGTTTACAGGATTGTCCCTAAAACACAGCATTACGCATGTCTGGTTGATATGTATGGCCGAGCAGGGTTCTTGGAGGAAGCAGAGGGTTTCATTAAAGAAATGCCAATGAAAGCAGACGGCCCTGTTTGGGGAGCACTGCTAAATGCTTGCAAGATTCATGGGAATGAGAAGATGTTTGAGAGGGTCAGGGATGATCTCCTCAAGAGTAGAGGAGTAAGCACTGGAACTTATGCTCTATTGTCAAATACGTACGCTAATCACGATAGATGGGACGATGCTAATAATGTTCGTGACGAAATGAGACGGATGGGGTTGAAGAAACTGCCCGGATGTAGTCGCATAGAGGTTGATCCATCCATCTCGCCATAG
- the LOC18778234 gene encoding uncharacterized protein LOC18778234, producing the protein MYPIAFAVVEVENTETWGWFFDIFFQDVGIENGNGWVFITDKQKGLGNALHALMPNAEHRHCVRHLHNNFKLAGHTGAAFKQRLWAAARATTIPVFEAEMEQMLGQSQAAYKWLQERPAAHWSRSYFSTVPKCDILLNNLCECFNAAILEARDKPIVTLLERIRTYLMLRMARLRETVWPHEVGPRIFGIVEKNSIESGHCIASYAGGGKYQVNSMLGAMFVVDLERHTCTCRKWDLSGIPCPHALASIAKSEHSPLDFVHALYKRPAYDRAYEGYISPMPSQAYWRKTGHVPIKPPVYRIQPGRPKLSRNREADEIPKGATKLKRYGIVMTCRNCGLEGHNFAGCPQLRQGQPRGRGRCGRRGRGAVRGRGARGKGAATGNGDVDTTSVNVSGTTASGTTTVRGVKRGRGVVSEQQQTQARPKFNVKRGAQAPYVIRKTNLFADS; encoded by the exons ATGTATCCAATTGCTTTTGCGGTTGTTGAAGTTGAAAATACAGAGACTTGGGGTTGGTTCTTTGACATATTCTTTCAAGATGTAGGTATTGAAAATGGCAATGGATGGGTTTTCATTACTGATAAGCAAAAGGGTTTGGGGAATGCCCTTCATGCTTTGATGCCCAATGCTGAGCACAGGCATTGTGTGAGGCACTTGCACAATAATTTCAAGCTTGCAGGCCATACTGGTGCAGCTTTCAAGCAGAGGTTGTGGGCAGCAGCTAGGGCAACAACAATACCTGTATTTGAAGCTGAAATGGAGCAGATGTTGGGTCAATCTCAGGCAGCTTATAAGTGGCTTCAGGAGAGACCAGCTGCTCATTGGAGTAGATCATACTTTAGTACAGTCCCAAAGTGTGATATACTTCTAAACAACTTGTGTGAGTGTTTTAATGCTGCAATTCTAGAAGCAAGAGATAAGCCCATTGTTACTCTTTTGGAGAGAATTAGAACCTACTTGATGCTTAGAATGGCTAGACTTAGAGAGACAGTGTGGCCCCATGAGGTTGGTCCAAGAATATTTGGTATTGTGGAGAAGAATTCAATTGAAAGTGGCCACTGCATAGCTTCGTATGCTGGTGGGGGGAAGTATCAAGTTAATAGCATGTTGGGAGCTATGTTTGTTGTGGATTTAGAAAGGCATACATGTACCTGCAGAAAATGGGACTTAAGTGGAATTCCTTGTCCACATGCCTTGGCTTCAATAGCAAAGAGTGAGCACAGCCCTCTGGATTTTGTGCATGCACTTTACAAAAGGCCGGCATATGATAGGGCTTATGAGGGCTATATATCTCCAATGCCTAGTCAAGCATATTGGAGAAAAACAGGGCATGTACCTATCAAGCCACCTGTTTATCGCATCCAACCAGGAAGGCCCAAACTTAGCAGAAATAGAGAAGCTGATGAAATACCAAAAGGGGCAACAAAACTTAAAAGGTATGGCATTGTAATGACATGCCGCAACTGTGGACTAGAAGGTCACAATTTTGCTGGCTGTCCCCAACTTAGACAG GGGCAACCTAGAGGTAGAGGAAGATGCGGTAGAAGGGGAAGAGGAGCTGTGAGGGGAAGAGGTGCAAGGGGAAAAGGAGCTGCAACTGGTAATGGAGATGTTGATACTACAAGTGTCAATGTAAGTGGAACAACTGCAAGTGGAACAACAACTGTCAGAGGTGTTAAGAGAGGCAGAGGTGTTGTTAGTGAACAACAACAAACTCAGGCCAGACCAAAGTTTAAT GTGAAAAGAGGAGCTCAGGCCCCCTATGTCATAAGGAAGACCAATCTATTTGCTGATTCATAA